In Halogeometricum sp. S1BR25-6, a single genomic region encodes these proteins:
- a CDS encoding DUF5803 family protein, which produces MNRRLLLACAALVLLAATSGCLGLFGSNDVPAERLDSQPPVEGGYAWDANATVHIEILESTKFAAVYELNQSEIELYRRDGVGGRNPLSVESMRYRYPNGTVINGSEIRNRGGAVRQNREVTTVALPNGTSGGHLAFTSGGSPKRFSLPTYVQGSYEIVLPPDRSIDAPILGQANPSGYERLTTDDGRSLIRWQNIENADTVSVQFFLERDLYVFGGVFALFALIGVGGLLYYRQKIEALREQREEMGLNVDTGDDEFDDGPPPGMG; this is translated from the coding sequence ATGAACCGACGACTGCTCCTCGCGTGCGCCGCGCTCGTCCTCCTCGCCGCCACCTCCGGCTGTCTCGGCCTGTTCGGCTCCAACGACGTCCCGGCCGAGCGCCTCGACTCGCAACCGCCCGTCGAGGGCGGCTACGCGTGGGACGCGAACGCAACGGTTCACATCGAGATTCTGGAGAGCACGAAGTTCGCCGCGGTGTACGAGCTGAACCAATCGGAGATAGAGCTCTACCGGCGCGACGGCGTCGGCGGTCGGAACCCCCTGTCCGTCGAGTCGATGCGCTACCGCTACCCGAACGGCACCGTCATCAACGGCTCGGAGATTCGCAACCGCGGCGGCGCGGTGCGGCAGAACCGCGAGGTGACCACCGTCGCCCTGCCGAACGGGACGAGCGGCGGCCACCTCGCGTTCACCAGCGGCGGGTCGCCCAAACGCTTCTCGCTGCCGACGTACGTGCAGGGCTCCTACGAAATCGTGCTCCCGCCCGACCGCAGCATCGACGCCCCCATCCTCGGGCAGGCGAACCCGAGCGGCTACGAGCGGTTGACGACCGACGACGGGCGGTCCCTCATCCGGTGGCAGAACATCGAGAACGCCGACACCGTCTCCGTGCAGTTCTTCCTCGAACGCGACCTGTACGTCTTCGGCGGCGTGTTCGCCCTGTTCGCCCTCATCGGCGTCGGCGGGCTACTCTACTACCGCCAGAAGATAGAGGCGCTGCGGGAACAGCGCGAGGAGATGGGCCTGAACGTCGACACCGGCGACGACGAGTTCGACGACGGGCCGCCGCCGGGGATGGGCTGA
- a CDS encoding NAD-dependent epimerase/dehydratase family protein encodes MNLSGKRVVVTGGAGLVGSHLAKHLRDDNDVVVVDDLSKGTRERVPDGVEFVKADLTDADEVAEAITEDVDVVFHFAAYTDTNYAHPRQLFEENTEMTYNVLERMEEVGVSNLAFTSSSTVYGEAPRPTPEDYAPLEPISVYGASKLADEGLLSTYAHSKDFTVWLFRFANIVGPKQRGNVIPDFIEKLLEDPDSLTILGDGRQEKSYLHVEDCVRAISHVVENAEQSMNTYNLGTRTTTSVTTIADIVADVMDLDPDYEYTGGDRGWEGDVPRMRLSVEKLSALGWEADGSSDEAVRRAARELTEELRSEYAAADD; translated from the coding sequence ATGAACCTCTCAGGGAAGCGGGTCGTCGTCACCGGCGGCGCGGGACTCGTCGGTTCGCACCTCGCGAAGCACCTCCGCGACGACAACGACGTGGTCGTCGTCGACGACCTCTCGAAGGGCACGCGCGAACGCGTCCCCGACGGCGTCGAGTTCGTGAAGGCCGACCTGACCGACGCCGACGAGGTGGCCGAGGCCATCACCGAGGACGTCGACGTCGTCTTCCACTTCGCCGCCTACACCGACACGAACTACGCCCACCCCCGTCAGTTGTTCGAGGAGAACACCGAGATGACGTACAACGTCCTCGAACGCATGGAGGAAGTGGGCGTCTCGAACCTCGCGTTCACCTCCTCCTCCACGGTCTACGGCGAGGCGCCGCGGCCGACGCCCGAGGACTACGCCCCCCTCGAACCCATCAGCGTCTACGGCGCCTCCAAACTCGCCGACGAGGGCCTGCTCTCGACGTACGCCCACTCGAAGGACTTCACCGTCTGGCTGTTCCGCTTCGCCAACATCGTCGGACCGAAGCAGCGCGGCAACGTCATCCCCGACTTCATCGAGAAACTGCTCGAAGACCCCGACAGCCTCACCATCCTCGGCGACGGCCGACAGGAGAAGTCCTACCTCCACGTCGAGGACTGCGTGCGCGCCATCTCCCACGTCGTCGAGAACGCCGAGCAGTCGATGAACACGTACAACCTCGGCACGCGGACGACCACCTCCGTGACGACCATCGCCGACATCGTCGCCGACGTGATGGACCTCGACCCCGACTACGAGTACACCGGCGGCGACAGGGGTTGGGAGGGCGACGTGCCGCGGATGCGCCTCTCCGTCGAGAAACTGTCCGCCCTCGGCTGGGAGGCCGACGGCTCCAGCGACGAGGCGGTCCGGCGGGCGGCGCGCGAACTGACCGAGGAACTGCGCTCCGAGTACGCCGCCGCGGACGACTGA
- a CDS encoding glycerophosphodiester phosphodiesterase, which produces MSRDTHEFGRRSFVAGTGALLGASSLGGVAGATHDGADGTDSESDEGGTERGWGGHPEIIAHRGFAGVYPENTLGAFGRATWGDGADMIEIDVIPSKDGEVMVIHDPDLSSRDEGTRGLTDLDGYVWEYTAEELQEANVLQSGETVPTLGEVLDLVPDSVGVNVEFKNPDTTDIVTSGRLSEEELAERMETWRPLTERVFEVASRYENEILVSSFAEAAIAVVRDVDPDVPVAYLFFDSIETGLEITREYDCEAMHPPYDMIKGTPFFGNVYSSYEDIDLVEIAREEDRTLNVWTIGTWYQAEQLAAAGVDGLIADYPNLLWSGNDEMEWERDDSEGETTATETESGTETGTETETETETPAETESSTETTAATETGTETETPTPTGTETDDGN; this is translated from the coding sequence ATGTCACGAGACACACACGAGTTCGGTCGGCGGTCGTTCGTCGCGGGAACCGGTGCACTGCTCGGCGCGTCGTCGCTCGGCGGCGTCGCCGGGGCGACACACGACGGAGCGGACGGGACCGACTCGGAGAGCGACGAGGGCGGAACGGAACGCGGGTGGGGAGGTCACCCGGAGATAATCGCACACCGCGGGTTCGCCGGCGTCTATCCGGAGAACACGCTCGGCGCGTTCGGACGCGCGACGTGGGGCGACGGCGCCGACATGATCGAAATCGACGTCATCCCCTCGAAGGACGGCGAGGTGATGGTCATCCACGACCCCGACCTCAGCAGTCGCGACGAGGGGACGCGGGGACTGACGGACCTCGACGGCTACGTCTGGGAGTACACCGCAGAAGAACTGCAGGAGGCGAACGTGCTTCAGAGCGGCGAGACGGTGCCGACGCTCGGGGAGGTGCTCGACCTCGTCCCCGACTCCGTCGGCGTCAACGTCGAGTTCAAGAACCCCGATACGACCGACATCGTCACGTCGGGCCGCCTCTCCGAGGAGGAACTGGCAGAGCGGATGGAGACGTGGCGGCCGCTGACCGAGAGGGTGTTCGAGGTCGCCTCGCGGTACGAGAACGAGATTCTCGTCTCCTCGTTCGCGGAGGCGGCCATCGCCGTCGTCCGCGACGTCGACCCCGACGTTCCGGTCGCGTACCTCTTCTTCGACTCCATCGAGACGGGGCTGGAGATAACCCGCGAGTACGACTGCGAGGCGATGCACCCGCCGTACGACATGATCAAGGGAACGCCCTTCTTCGGCAACGTGTACAGCTCCTACGAGGATATCGACCTCGTGGAAATCGCCCGCGAGGAGGACCGCACGCTGAACGTCTGGACCATCGGCACGTGGTACCAGGCCGAGCAACTCGCCGCCGCCGGCGTCGACGGCCTCATCGCCGATTACCCGAACCTGCTGTGGTCGGGCAACGACGAGATGGAGTGGGAGAGGGACGACTCCGAGGGCGAGACGACCGCAACCGAAACCGAATCGGGCACGGAAACCGGGACCGAGACAGAGACTGAAACCGAGACACCGGCGGAAACGGAATCGTCGACCGAGACGACGGCGGCGACCGAGACCGGGACGGAAACCGAGACGCCGACTCCGACCGGAACCGAGACCGACGACGGGAACTGA
- a CDS encoding competence/damage-inducible protein A: MRVAVVTVGDELLAGDTVNTNASWLCERLAARGARVERVTTVPDRVSDIARVVNEYRADYDAVVVTGGLGPTHDDLTMAGVAAAVGREVVEHEEAMAWLTDRGGYIADELAEGTAHLPARARMLPNEEGVAPGAVVEGIYVLPGVPDEMKAMFELVAEEFDGEATFARTVMTNEPESGLLDRLRDVQAAFDVTVGSYPGENVRLKLSGTDETEVEEAAAWLREHVDVAPAEE; the protein is encoded by the coding sequence ATGCGAGTTGCAGTCGTCACCGTCGGGGACGAACTCCTGGCGGGTGACACCGTGAACACGAACGCCTCGTGGCTGTGCGAACGCCTCGCGGCCCGCGGCGCGCGCGTCGAACGCGTGACGACGGTACCGGACCGCGTCTCCGACATCGCCCGCGTGGTCAACGAGTACCGCGCCGACTACGACGCCGTTGTCGTCACCGGCGGCCTCGGCCCGACGCACGACGACCTGACGATGGCCGGCGTCGCCGCCGCCGTCGGCCGCGAGGTGGTCGAACACGAGGAGGCGATGGCGTGGCTGACCGACCGGGGCGGCTACATCGCCGACGAACTGGCCGAGGGGACGGCGCACCTTCCCGCGCGGGCGCGGATGCTCCCGAACGAGGAGGGAGTCGCCCCCGGAGCCGTCGTCGAGGGCATCTACGTGCTCCCGGGCGTCCCCGACGAGATGAAGGCGATGTTCGAGTTGGTCGCCGAGGAGTTCGACGGCGAGGCGACGTTCGCGCGGACGGTGATGACGAACGAACCCGAGAGCGGCCTCCTGGACCGCCTCCGCGACGTGCAGGCGGCGTTCGACGTGACGGTAGGGAGCTATCCCGGCGAGAACGTCCGGTTGAAACTCTCCGGCACCGACGAGACGGAGGTGGAGGAGGCGGCCGCGTGGCTCCGCGAACACGTCGACGTCGCTCCGGCGGAGGAGTAG
- a CDS encoding DUF2797 domain-containing protein: MQFVGYDTSGPGLFLASDGDVEYVSLDAGTELAYTLRDRHCAGVTTDDGHDVCENDAAPYCRDHRSTWVCAKCTGTCLKDEMDCHDPHAVYLAAFAPDVFKVGVTKEWRLETRLREQGADRGAHLRTVTDGRLAREIEAGLAEEIPDRVRVPTKRDGLHLAVDGGAWESLLAEFDVLAEFDFDYGLGLDARPVAETVATGTVRGVKGRLLVLDRAGSTYAVDLRDLVGHEVTAGATTRDLQSSLGAWG; encoded by the coding sequence GTGCAGTTCGTCGGCTACGACACCTCCGGACCGGGCCTGTTTCTCGCCAGCGACGGCGACGTGGAGTACGTCTCGCTCGACGCCGGAACCGAACTCGCCTACACGCTCCGCGACCGCCACTGCGCGGGGGTGACGACCGACGACGGCCACGACGTCTGCGAGAACGACGCCGCGCCGTACTGCCGCGACCACCGCTCGACGTGGGTGTGCGCGAAGTGCACCGGCACCTGTCTCAAAGACGAGATGGACTGTCACGACCCCCACGCGGTCTACCTCGCGGCGTTCGCGCCCGACGTGTTCAAGGTGGGCGTGACGAAGGAGTGGCGACTCGAGACGCGTCTGCGCGAACAGGGCGCCGACCGGGGGGCGCACCTCCGGACCGTCACCGACGGCCGCCTCGCCCGCGAGATAGAGGCTGGACTCGCAGAGGAGATTCCCGACCGGGTTCGCGTGCCGACGAAGCGAGACGGTCTCCACCTCGCCGTCGACGGCGGCGCGTGGGAGTCGCTGCTCGCGGAGTTCGACGTGCTCGCGGAGTTCGACTTCGACTACGGCCTCGGTCTCGACGCCCGACCGGTCGCGGAGACGGTCGCTACCGGCACCGTCCGGGGCGTCAAGGGCCGACTGCTCGTCCTCGACCGCGCGGGGAGCACCTACGCCGTCGACCTCCGGGACCTCGTCGGCCACGAGGTGACCGCCGGAGCGACGACGCGCGACCTGCAGTCGAGTCTCGGCGCGTGGGGGTAA
- a CDS encoding tRNA (cytidine(56)-2'-O)-methyltransferase yields the protein MHAEPEVAVLRYGHRPGRDDRMTTHVGLTARALGADRVVFPDNAGQSKETVEDITDRFGGPFAVETTDAQKAFVRNWEGVVVHLTMYGERVQDVQDEVRAVHREEPVLVVVGGEKVPFEVYETADFNVGVTNQPHSEVAGLAVFLDRLFDGRELDREWESADRTVLPMETGKRVVDPSEADAMEMANGAKGDESGDGSADDV from the coding sequence ATGCACGCAGAACCCGAGGTCGCCGTCCTCCGGTACGGCCACAGACCGGGGCGCGACGACCGGATGACGACGCACGTCGGCCTCACGGCCCGCGCTCTCGGCGCGGACCGCGTCGTCTTCCCCGACAACGCCGGACAGTCGAAGGAGACGGTCGAGGACATCACCGACCGGTTCGGCGGCCCGTTCGCCGTCGAGACGACGGACGCGCAGAAGGCGTTCGTCCGGAACTGGGAGGGGGTCGTCGTCCACCTGACGATGTACGGCGAACGCGTGCAGGACGTCCAAGACGAGGTCCGGGCGGTCCACCGCGAGGAACCGGTGCTCGTGGTCGTCGGCGGCGAGAAGGTGCCGTTCGAGGTGTACGAGACGGCGGATTTCAACGTCGGCGTGACGAACCAGCCCCACTCGGAGGTGGCCGGCCTCGCGGTGTTCTTGGACCGCTTGTTCGACGGCCGCGAACTCGACCGCGAGTGGGAGAGCGCCGACCGGACCGTGCTGCCGATGGAGACGGGCAAGCGCGTCGTCGACCCGAGCGAGGCAGACGCGATGGAGATGGCGAACGGGGCGAAGGGCGACGAGAGCGGCGACGGAAGCGCCGACGACGTCTGA
- a CDS encoding DUF2110 family protein translates to MVVLATKCYVEGDARERALDSLDSLIRNDVGELDVTWDIGVRDDDFVSVTVTGDDATAARNLLGEEWGEVTPHLTEGETYVGTLDSWDEDGFVLDAGFGNRVRVSTEGLGLGTGSPTQIRDRFGIVQHTPLAFVYDEDGSSLADETRDRLYGWTREERRSGRVNVNSATRGEVRATVNRAGHAEDIITVERLGLLEQSIVCPEGTDPPGLLASIGTYLPSELKCVLT, encoded by the coding sequence ATGGTCGTCCTCGCAACGAAGTGCTACGTAGAAGGGGACGCGAGGGAACGCGCCCTCGACAGCCTCGACTCGCTCATCCGCAACGACGTGGGCGAGTTGGACGTGACGTGGGACATCGGCGTCCGCGACGACGACTTCGTCTCCGTCACCGTGACGGGCGACGACGCCACGGCCGCGCGGAACCTCCTCGGGGAAGAGTGGGGCGAGGTGACCCCACATCTGACCGAGGGCGAGACGTACGTCGGCACCCTCGATTCGTGGGACGAGGACGGCTTCGTCCTCGACGCGGGCTTCGGCAACCGCGTCCGCGTCTCGACGGAGGGCCTCGGCCTCGGCACGGGGTCGCCGACGCAGATTCGCGACCGGTTCGGCATCGTCCAGCACACGCCGCTGGCGTTCGTCTACGACGAGGACGGGTCCAGCCTCGCCGACGAAACGCGGGACCGCCTGTACGGGTGGACCCGCGAGGAGCGGCGGAGCGGGCGCGTGAACGTCAACAGCGCCACGCGCGGGGAGGTCCGCGCGACGGTCAACCGCGCGGGCCACGCCGAGGACATCATCACCGTCGAACGCCTCGGCCTCCTCGAACAGAGCATCGTCTGCCCGGAGGGAACGGACCCGCCGGGTCTCCTCGCCAGCATCGGCACGTACCTCCCCTCCGAACTCAAGTGCGTCCTCACCTGA
- a CDS encoding SDR family NAD(P)-dependent oxidoreductase, which produces MSSTGAGTPRLDGRTAVVTGGTDGIGFETARRLAARGARVVVTGRDPAKGGRAAAALREAATGDGDAAFLAADFASQAEVRDLAARIDREVDRLDVFVSNAGAWFADPELTDDGVEATFAVNHLAPFLLVNLLSERLRETAAEAGEARVVVVSSELHRNARMEFRKLRSVHDVTGRGAYARSKLANVLFAFEAAERLCGTGVTANCLHPGAVLGTSLSREYGGAVRAAVSVLDSLPDSFTSRFAKSVAEGADTPVYLAASPEVEGVTGEYFADCAVERPSATARDERTRRRLWTVSADLTDLSPDEQIPPRSADGAEWTAGTGAGTRTSGGNRSQ; this is translated from the coding sequence ATGTCCTCCACGGGCGCCGGGACGCCGCGACTCGACGGGCGGACGGCCGTCGTCACCGGCGGGACCGACGGCATCGGCTTCGAGACGGCCCGCCGACTCGCCGCCCGCGGCGCGCGCGTGGTCGTCACCGGCCGCGACCCGGCAAAGGGCGGCCGGGCCGCCGCCGCCCTACGCGAGGCGGCCACCGGCGACGGCGACGCCGCCTTTCTCGCGGCCGACTTCGCCTCGCAGGCCGAAGTCAGGGACCTCGCGGCGCGCATCGACCGGGAGGTGGACCGACTCGACGTCTTCGTGAGCAACGCGGGCGCGTGGTTCGCCGACCCGGAACTGACAGACGACGGCGTCGAGGCGACGTTCGCGGTGAACCATCTCGCGCCGTTCCTCCTCGTGAACCTCCTGTCCGAACGCCTGCGCGAGACGGCCGCCGAGGCCGGCGAGGCGCGGGTCGTCGTCGTCTCCTCGGAACTGCACCGGAACGCCCGCATGGAGTTCCGAAAGCTCCGTTCGGTCCACGATGTCACCGGCCGCGGCGCGTACGCCCGGTCGAAACTGGCGAACGTGCTGTTCGCCTTCGAGGCGGCGGAGCGCCTGTGCGGGACGGGCGTGACGGCCAACTGCCTCCACCCCGGTGCGGTGCTGGGCACGTCGCTCTCGCGCGAGTACGGTGGGGCCGTCCGTGCGGCCGTCTCCGTGCTCGACAGTCTGCCGGACTCGTTCACCTCGCGGTTCGCAAAGAGCGTCGCCGAGGGGGCCGACACCCCCGTCTACCTCGCCGCCTCGCCCGAAGTTGAGGGCGTCACTGGCGAGTACTTCGCCGACTGCGCGGTCGAACGGCCGTCGGCGACGGCGCGCGACGAGCGCACCCGGCGGCGACTGTGGACGGTCAGCGCGGACCTGACGGACCTCTCGCCCGACGAGCAGATACCGCCGCGGTCCGCCGACGGCGCGGAGTGGACGGCGGGGACGGGAGCGGGAACGAGGACGTCGGGTGGGAACCGCTCGCAGTAG
- a CDS encoding ATP-NAD kinase family protein — protein sequence MRIGVVVNPIAGMGGRVGLKGTDGKVAEARARGADPRAPDRARRMFETLRESDRDVTVLTWGGEMGESAARAAGLDPEVLGGPSSEGGETTADDTRRAVEAFLDRGVDLVLFVGGDGTAADVAEAVAAAGSDADREVPILGTPAGVKVYSSVFAVSPEDAAVVATTFDRTERREVMDIDEDEYREGEVHPELRAVASVPVADDVQSSKQLGGGTVEALAAGVADDVRAAPEKTFVLGPGSTVGAVKAELGFEGSPIGVDVWRDGEVIVRDATEREILDNLGPDGENVVVVSPIGGQGFVFGRGNPQLSPDVIRRCDVEIVASRSKLDGIGELRVDTDDPELDEELRGWTRVRVGRFERRMMEIV from the coding sequence ATGCGAATCGGCGTCGTCGTGAACCCCATCGCGGGGATGGGCGGTCGGGTCGGACTGAAGGGCACCGACGGAAAAGTCGCGGAAGCGCGCGCCCGCGGCGCCGACCCGCGCGCGCCCGACCGGGCGCGCCGGATGTTCGAGACGCTCCGCGAGAGCGACCGCGACGTGACCGTTCTCACGTGGGGCGGCGAGATGGGCGAGTCCGCGGCCCGCGCGGCGGGTCTCGACCCGGAGGTGTTGGGCGGCCCATCGAGCGAGGGCGGGGAGACCACCGCCGACGACACGCGGCGCGCCGTCGAGGCGTTCCTCGACAGGGGCGTCGACCTCGTTCTCTTCGTCGGCGGGGACGGCACCGCCGCGGACGTCGCCGAGGCGGTCGCGGCGGCGGGGTCGGACGCGGACCGGGAGGTGCCGATACTCGGCACGCCGGCGGGCGTGAAGGTGTACTCCTCGGTGTTCGCCGTCTCGCCCGAGGACGCCGCCGTCGTGGCGACGACGTTCGACCGGACCGAGCGCCGCGAGGTGATGGACATCGACGAGGACGAGTATCGGGAGGGGGAGGTGCACCCCGAACTCCGCGCCGTCGCGTCCGTCCCCGTCGCCGACGACGTGCAGTCCTCGAAGCAACTCGGCGGGGGAACGGTAGAGGCCCTCGCCGCGGGCGTCGCCGATGACGTTCGGGCGGCGCCCGAGAAGACGTTCGTCCTCGGACCGGGCAGCACCGTTGGCGCGGTGAAGGCCGAACTGGGGTTCGAGGGCTCGCCCATCGGCGTCGACGTCTGGCGGGACGGCGAGGTCATCGTCCGCGACGCGACCGAGCGCGAGATTCTGGACAACCTGGGACCGGACGGCGAGAACGTCGTCGTCGTCTCGCCCATCGGGGGGCAGGGCTTCGTCTTCGGTCGGGGGAACCCCCAACTGTCGCCCGACGTGATCCGCCGGTGTGACGTGGAAATCGTCGCCTCGCGGTCGAAACTCGACGGTATCGGGGAACTTCGCGTCGACACCGACGACCCCGAGTTAGACGAGGAACTCCGCGGGTGGACGCGCGTCCGCGTCGGACGATTCGAGCGGCGGATGATGGAAATCGTCTGA
- a CDS encoding transcription factor — MAFEGLLNDPVIQKYLHELVGPTGMPVAAAPPDGEVTDEELAEELDLELNDVRRALFILYENDLASYRRVRDEDSGWLTYLWTFHYENIPENLEEEMYRLLEALEDRLDYERTHEFYLSEPAGIRFEFSEAMELGFQCPETGAPLEPMENDDMVEGMERRIEELRDELNVEATSH, encoded by the coding sequence ATGGCTTTTGAAGGGCTGCTGAACGACCCTGTCATCCAGAAGTACCTCCACGAGTTGGTAGGACCGACGGGGATGCCGGTCGCGGCCGCGCCGCCGGACGGCGAGGTCACCGACGAGGAGTTGGCCGAGGAGTTGGACCTCGAACTGAACGACGTTCGCCGAGCGCTCTTCATCCTGTACGAGAACGACCTCGCGTCGTACCGCCGGGTGCGCGACGAGGACTCCGGGTGGCTCACCTACCTGTGGACGTTCCACTACGAGAACATCCCGGAGAACCTCGAAGAGGAGATGTACCGCCTCCTCGAAGCGCTCGAGGACCGACTGGACTACGAGCGGACCCACGAGTTCTACCTCTCGGAACCCGCCGGCATCCGTTTCGAGTTCTCCGAGGCGATGGAACTCGGCTTCCAGTGCCCCGAGACGGGCGCGCCGCTGGAACCGATGGAGAACGACGATATGGTCGAGGGGATGGAGCGCCGCATCGAAGAGTTGCGGGACGAACTGAACGTCGAGGCGACGTCGCACTGA
- a CDS encoding glycosyltransferase — protein MSLRALNYLELESQLERSGIGTAARQQRAALSRTDVEVVTSPWRGGTLPRAALSAATGRGAFADVDVAHCNLIGPGTVAVARHAKREGIPLVLHTHVTREDFAESFRGSSAVAPALGRYLKWFYSQADLVLCPSEYTKSVLESYPVDAPIRSMTNGIDIDALDGFESLREEYRERYELEGMVVFAVGNVFERKGLTTFCELAAETEYDFAWFGTVDDGPHASRAVKHWTRNPPENVTFTGWVDDIRGAFGAGDVFCFPAKVENQGIVVLEAMACGKAVVLRDIPVFEEFYTHGVDCLKCETRAEFRRALELLERDPDLRRRLGENARETAAEHGLDRVGERLEATYEALADGRVPA, from the coding sequence GTGAGCCTCCGCGCGCTGAACTACCTCGAACTCGAATCGCAACTGGAGCGCAGCGGCATCGGTACCGCGGCGAGACAGCAGCGCGCCGCCCTCTCGCGCACCGACGTGGAGGTTGTCACCAGTCCGTGGCGCGGCGGGACTCTCCCGCGGGCCGCGCTGTCGGCGGCGACGGGTCGCGGCGCGTTCGCCGACGTCGACGTCGCCCACTGCAACCTCATCGGCCCCGGCACCGTCGCCGTCGCCCGACACGCGAAGCGCGAGGGGATTCCGCTGGTCCTCCACACGCACGTCACGCGCGAGGACTTCGCGGAGTCGTTCCGGGGGTCCAGCGCGGTGGCGCCCGCGCTCGGCCGCTACCTGAAGTGGTTCTACTCGCAGGCGGACCTCGTGCTCTGTCCCTCCGAGTACACGAAGTCGGTGCTCGAATCCTACCCCGTCGACGCGCCGATTCGCTCGATGACGAACGGCATCGATATCGACGCGCTCGACGGGTTCGAGTCGCTGCGCGAGGAGTACCGCGAGCGGTACGAGTTGGAAGGAATGGTCGTCTTCGCCGTCGGTAACGTCTTCGAGCGCAAGGGGCTGACGACGTTCTGCGAACTCGCCGCGGAGACGGAGTACGACTTCGCGTGGTTCGGCACCGTCGACGACGGGCCCCACGCCAGCAGGGCCGTGAAGCACTGGACGCGGAACCCCCCGGAAAACGTCACGTTCACCGGATGGGTGGACGACATCCGCGGGGCGTTCGGGGCCGGCGACGTGTTCTGCTTCCCCGCGAAAGTCGAGAACCAAGGCATCGTCGTCCTCGAAGCGATGGCCTGCGGGAAGGCCGTCGTCCTCCGCGACATCCCCGTCTTCGAGGAGTTCTACACGCACGGCGTCGACTGCCTGAAGTGCGAGACGAGAGCGGAGTTCCGCCGCGCCCTGGAACTGCTCGAACGGGACCCGGACCTCCGACGGCGACTCGGCGAGAACGCCAGGGAGACGGCGGCCGAGCACGGTCTGGACCGCGTCGGCGAGCGACTCGAAGCGACGTACGAGGCGCTGGCGGACGGTCGGGTACCGGCGTGA
- a CDS encoding glycosyltransferase yields the protein MQSVAAFTDTYLPTVNGVSYTVQTWRDCWRERGGRMDVVFPGTDDYAPTDGEYPVRSVSFPFYDGFRLGVPRVPSRVEDVDVVHAHTPFALGLSGLRLARREDRPFVVSYHTPTGEYADYLTSREPFERRIESLSERYERWFFDRADAVLCPSTDARDHLRDEVGVDGRLTVLSNGVDIERFTPADDAAIADFRERYDLPDGPLVGYTGRHGFEKNLDEFVRAAAGVDATVVFGGDGPAREELESLATEAGLDARFLGFLPREDLPAFYSALDAFVFPSPVETQGLVALEANACGTPVVGVDEGALTDTVVDGVTGYHYPLGDVEDCRKTIRRVLDEREALSASCLDRREELGVGRAVDELASLYDRVVAEKET from the coding sequence ATGCAGTCGGTCGCAGCGTTCACGGACACGTACCTCCCCACCGTCAACGGCGTCTCCTACACCGTCCAAACGTGGCGGGACTGCTGGCGGGAGCGCGGCGGCCGGATGGACGTAGTGTTCCCCGGCACCGACGACTACGCGCCGACCGACGGCGAGTACCCGGTTCGGAGCGTCTCCTTTCCCTTCTACGACGGGTTCCGACTCGGCGTCCCGCGCGTGCCGAGTCGCGTCGAGGACGTGGACGTGGTCCACGCGCACACCCCGTTCGCGCTCGGACTCTCGGGGCTTCGCCTCGCCCGGCGCGAGGACCGCCCGTTCGTCGTCTCCTACCACACGCCGACGGGCGAGTACGCCGACTACCTCACCTCCCGAGAGCCGTTCGAGCGCCGCATCGAGTCGCTCTCCGAGCGCTACGAGCGCTGGTTCTTCGACCGCGCCGACGCCGTCCTCTGTCCCAGCACGGACGCCCGCGACCACCTCCGCGACGAGGTGGGCGTCGACGGGAGGCTGACCGTCCTCTCGAACGGCGTCGACATCGAGCGGTTCACCCCCGCCGACGACGCCGCAATCGCCGACTTCCGCGAGCGGTACGACCTCCCGGACGGCCCCCTCGTCGGCTACACCGGCCGGCACGGCTTCGAGAAGAACCTCGACGAGTTCGTCCGCGCCGCCGCGGGCGTCGACGCGACGGTGGTCTTCGGCGGCGACGGCCCCGCCCGCGAGGAGTTGGAGTCGCTGGCGACGGAGGCGGGCCTCGACGCGCGCTTCCTCGGCTTCCTCCCGCGCGAGGACCTGCCGGCGTTCTATTCGGCGCTGGACGCGTTCGTCTTCCCGAGCCCCGTCGAGACGCAGGGACTCGTCGCCCTCGAAGCGAACGCCTGCGGGACGCCCGTCGTCGGCGTCGACGAGGGGGCGCTCACGGACACCGTCGTCGACGGCGTGACGGGCTATCACTACCCGCTCGGCGACGTCGAAGACTGTCGGAAGACGATACGCCGCGTGCTCGACGAACGCGAGGCGCTCTCCGCCTCGTGTCTGGACCGCCGCGAGGAACTCGGCGTCGGCCGGGCCGTCGACGAACTCGCGTCGCTGTACGACCGGGTCGTCGCCGAAAAAGAGACCTAA